The following coding sequences are from one Camarhynchus parvulus chromosome 1, STF_HiC, whole genome shotgun sequence window:
- the CEP97 gene encoding centrosomal protein of 97 kDa gives MAAAGAAAGAGDEAAGAGLIVNCSGQGLQKLGPTLPCDADTQTLILDKNQIIKLEHLEKCRNLMQLSVANNRLVRMMGVAKLTKLRVLNLPHNSIGYVEGLKDLVHLEWLNLAGNNIKAIEQINSCLSLQHLDLSDNNIAQLGDLSKLTSLKTLLLHGNIITSLRTAPACLPQSLTIFSLAENEIRDLNEVSFLASLHHLEQLSIMNNPCVMATPSVPGFDYRPYIVSWCLNLKVLDGYVISQKESLKAEWLYSQGKGRSFRPGQHVQLVQYLATVCPLTSAYGLQTEEDAKLEKILSKQRFHQRQLMHENQNEEPRTFSAPSRAVPVAHEHSGLAQPSQMVLEKEPVIQRNSWVGPSANSDHSYAVKNIFLHERSFPKELHLEDVQTDEDKLNSSLLSSESTFMPVASGLSPVSPASDLKLRAINLGLEDDDDTVIEGVRDINNRETTKKQEALSGEHPNRAAGSVETQVNIKEILQVPAPELVTAGLAARTGHYLGASEGQVRHSHPSTLLGAESGVKTLCPEQMTEERSGSLAGQGAAPADRGAAELQRMAEAATKLQASWRGFYTRNHHPQAKEVRSEIRLHRMQQHIIYLTAEIEKLRTEREEDKMQRLVQEEAIKFLWNQVKSLQQWQLSVMQNLGGAGIPSSNTLYLSKPPLQSSTVEQETPPAVSSALLAPPSEDDLQEKSSLHFPDSGFHSSAADQTHASELCSSAKSLAEGSESSLSMETIKQYGNCVSACCSDGEGGQSKESSSNVQDNALIEQYLKSVQQLEEADEDTDCNEEMEGSCLQVSVSAESQDSSSDTVSVELPQDTSSPVRGEICQTPPESYKLNSGIVEGKQTDCDSSFQMLHVGIAV, from the exons CTCTCTGTAGCCAACAACCGTCTGGTGCGAATGATGGGTGTGGCAAAACTGACCAAGCTCCGAGTGCTCAACTTGCCTCATAATAGTATTGGGTACGTGGAAGGGCTGAAGGATTTGGTGCACCTGGAATGGCTGAATTTGGCAGGAAATAACATTAAG gCCATCGAACAAATCAATTCCTGTCTGTCTCTTCAGCATCTTGATCTGTCAGACAATAACATAGCTCAATTAGGTGATCTCTCCAAGCTTACCTCACTGAAG acTCTGTTGCTACATGGAAATATTATAACTTCACTTCGCACTGCCCCTGCTTGCCTACCTCAGAGTTTGACTATTTTTTCTTtggcagaaaatgaaatcagaGACTTGAATGAG gTTTCTTTCCTGGCCTCTCTTCACCACTTGGAGCAGCTGTCAATTATGAACAATCCTTGTGTGATGGCCACACCTTCTGTCCCTGGCTTTGACTACAGGCCTTATATTGTCAGCTGGTGTCTGAACCTTAAAGTTCTTGATGGATATGTGATTTCTCAGAAGGAAAG TTTGAAAGCAGAATGGCTCTACAGTCAAGGGAAAGGAAGGTCATTTCGACCTGGGCAGCATGTTCAGCTAGTTCAGTACTTGGCTACTGTTTGTCCTCTCACATCTGCATATGGACTCCAGACTGAAGAGGATgccaaactggaaaaaatactgAGTAAACAAAG ATTCCACCAGAGGCAGTTGATGCATGAAAACCAAAATGAGGAACCACGTACattttctgctcccagcagagcagtgccagtTGCTCATGAACACAGTGGGCTGGCCCAACCATCACAGATGGTTCTTGAAAAGG AACCTGTCATCCAGAGGAATTCTTGGGTTGGACCAAGTGCAAACAGTGATCATTCCTATGCagtaaagaacatttttcttcatgaaagaAGCTTTCCCAAGGAGCTACACCTGGAAGATGTACAGACAGATGAAGACAAACTAAACAGCAGCCTTTTATCCTCAGAGTCTACTTTCATGCCAGTTGCTTCAGGATTGTCTCCAGTGTCTCCTGCCTCAGACCTGAAGCTACGTGCAATCAATTTGGGCCTAGAAGATGATGACGATACAGTGATTGAAGGTGTGAGAGATATTAATAATAGGGAAACAACTAAAAAGCAAGAAGCTTTGTCAGGAGAGCACCCTAATAGAGCAGCAGGAAGTGTGGAAACACAAGTGAATATCAAAGAAATCCTACAGGTACCTGCTCCTGAGCTGGTAacagctggcctggctgcaaGGACTGGCCACTATTTAGGGGCCTCTGAAGGCCAAGTTCGGCACAGTCACCCCAGCACCTTGCTAGGTGCCGAATCAGGAGTGAAAACTCTTTGTCCTGAGCAGATGACAGAAGAAAGGTCTGGTTCACTGGCTGGGCAAGGTGCAGCACCAGCTGATCGAGGTGCAGCTGAACTGCAAAGGATGGCTGAAGCAGCTACCAAGCTTCAAGCATCCTGGAGAGGATTTTACACCAGGAACCACCATCCTCAAGCCAAGGAAGTGCGGAGTGAAATTCGCCTACACAgaatgcagcagcacatcaTTTATTTAACAGCTGAAATAGAAAA ACTGAGaacagaaagagaggaagataAAATGCAAAGGCTCGTACAGGAGGAAGCTATCAAATTTCTTTGGAACCAG GTTAAATCTCTTCAACAATGGCAGCTTTCAGTGATGCAGAATTTAGGTGGTGCTGGGATCCCTTCATCCAATACTTTATATTTATCCAAACCACCTCTTCAGTCATCCACAGTGGAGCAAGAAACCCCACCAGCTGTTAGTTCTGCTTTGTTAGCTCCACCTAGTGAGGATGATCTTCAGGAAAAGTCTTCGTTGCACTTCCCAGATTCTGGGTTTCATTCTTCTGCAGCTGATCAGACTCATGCCAGTGAACTGTGTAGCTCTGCAAAGAGCTTAGCTGAAGGAAGTGAGAGCTCCCTTTCAATGGAAACCATCAAACAATATGGCAATTGTGTTTCAGCATGTTGTTCAGATGGGGAGGGTGGGCAAAGTAAAGAGAGCTCTAGTAATGTGCAGGACAACGCACTGATAGAACAgtatttaaaatctgttcagcagctggaagaggCTGATGAAGACACAGATTGCAATGAGGAAATGGAGGGCAGCTGTCTACAAGTGTCTGTGTCAGCAGAAAGCCAAGATTCTTCCTCTGACACTGTCTCTGTAGAGCTCCCTCAAGACACATCTTCCCCTGTCCGAGGTGAAATCTGTCAGACACCACCAGAAAGCTACAAACTGAATTCAGGAATAGTAGAAGGGAAGCAAACAGACTGTGATTCTTCGTTTCAGATGCTGCATGTTGGGATAGCTGTATAA